The genome window CGCGTGTGAAATAGACCAGGTACTTCTTCGGGTCATCCACCGTGTTCAGAAGCATGACCCCCCCGGTCTGGGCCATCGCCTCGATGATGAGAACGGCGGGCATGATGGGATGCCCCGGGAAGTGTCCATTGAAAAAAGGCTCGTTGATGGTAACGTTCTTGATGCCCACAACGCGCTTGCGGTCCTCCAGCTCGAGGATGCGGTCCACGAGCAGGAACGGATAGCGGTGCGGCATGATCTGCTGGATGAGGTTGATGTCCCATACGCCGGCAGCGGTCTCGGCGCTGGCGCGCTTGCGGCCCTGGTGCAGTTCGTACAGCTTGCGCACGAAACGCACGTTGGCGGCGTGGCCGGACTTCACCGCGTGCACATGGCCCTTTATGGGCGCACCCAGCAGTGACAGGTCGCCAATCAGGTCGAGAATCTTGTGGCGCACGCACTCATCCGGAAAGCGCAGCGACTCTTCGTTCATGACGCCGTCGTTGGTAAAGACCACGGCGTTCTTCAGGTTGCCACCCTTGATCAGCCCCATGCTGCGCAGACGCTCCACGTCGTCGTAGAGCACGAAGGTGCGCGCGGGGGCGATTTCCTTTTCGAACACTTCCGGCGAAACCGCGAAACTCGCGTACTGCGTGCCAATTTGCGGGTTGGCGTACTGGATGGTAAAGCTCACGCGGAAGTCGTCGGCGGGAACGGCGTTGATCTCAATGCCGTTCTCCTTGAGGGTGATGGGGCGGTCGATGGTCAGGATATCCGCCGGCGCGCCCTGGTTGACGAGCCCGGCCTCATCGAACGCGCGCACGTAACCGGCGTAGGTGCCCGAGGTCGGCTCCGGCGGCTCGTTGCCGTCAATCTCGATCAGCAGGTTGTCGATCTGCATTCCGTAACAGGTGGCGAGCACGTGCTCCACCGTGTGGATTTCGGCCGCGCCGGAGGAAATGGAGGTGTTGCGGTGTGCGGCACCATCCTCCGCGATACTGGTCACCACCGCGGGAATCTCCACCGGCGGCGACATGTCCACGCGCAGGAACCTGATCCCCGTACCCACCGGCGCCGGCTTGACGCGCATGGTCACGTTGCCGCCGGTGTGGAGCCCCTGGCCATCCAGGACAAACTCCCTAGCGATCGTTCTTTGCTGACGGATCATGCACGCCTCCCTTCTCCAGTTCCCGAAGTCGTTGTTCGAGGATCTTTACGCGCTCGAACAACGCGGGCAGCATGGCGTTGCATGCGGCCAGGCGCCGCGCCACGCTGTGGTCGCGCGCCGGGTAGCCGGAAACCACCTTGCCGGACGGAACCGACTTGGTCACGCCCGCCTGTCCCCCCACGGTCACACCGTCCCCGATGGTGAGGTGCCCGGCGAGGCCGGCCTGCCCACCGATCACCGCGCCACGGCCCACCTCGGTGCTGCCGGAGATGCCAACCTGCGCGGCCAGCACCGAGTCCTCGCCGAGGACCACATTGTGGGCGATCTGTACCAGATTATCGATCTTGCTTCCACGCCGAATACGGGTTTCTCCGGTGGTGGCCCGGTCCACGCACGAATTGGCTCCGATTTCCACGTCGTCCTCGATCACCACGCGGCCAATCTGGGGCACCTTGTGGTGGGAGACGCCATTTTTTGCGTAGCCGAAGCCGTCCGAACCCACCACCACCCCAGGCTGCAGGATCACGCGCTGCCCGATCTCGCTCCCCTCGCGAATGGTCACGTTGGGGTAGATGAGGCAATCCGGCCCGATCACGCACCCCTCGCCCACGAAGGTCCCGGGCAGGATGGTGGTGCGGTCCCCGATGCGGGCGCCGGCCGAGATCTGGCAGAAGGCGCCGATGGAAACGTCGTCACCCAGCACCACATCCGCGTGCACCACCGCGCTCTCATGCACACCGCGCGCGTAGCGTACCGCGCGCTCGACCGCAAACAGATTCAGCACCTGCAGAAAGGCATAGTACGGGTTCCCGATGCGAATGAGGGGTTTGAGCGGCGAGAGATCGTCTCCCCCGATCACCGCCGACGCCCGGGTATTGGAAAGGAACTCGGCGTAGCGCGGATTGGCGATGAAGGTGATGTCACCCGGCATCGCCTCGCGGATTCCGGCTACGCCGCAAATCTCCACGTCACCGTCGCCGACGACTTTTCCGCCCACGATGTCCGCGAGCTCACAGAGCCTGTAGGAACGAGTTCCCAATCTTGATCCTTCGTCGCACGCGAAACGAGCGCGCCTACTGCTGCGATGACAGAGCGGTCAGAACCAGCTCGGTTATATCGAGCGTCTTGGCCGCGAAAACGATGTTCGCATTCGCCACGTCGAAAACCATCGAGTAGCCCTGTTCTTCCGCAATTCTCTCGATGACGCGATTTATCTTGTCGACGATGGGCTGGGTCAGTTCCTTGTTTCGTCTGGCCGCCAGTCCGTTGTCGCCGAACGTCTCCTCCATGAAGCGCTTGTACTCATCGCTCTTGCGCTGCACTTCCAGGCGCCGTTCGGCTTTCTTCTCTTCCGAGAGCATCGCGCTCTGCGCGTTCAACTCTTCACCCATGCGCATGAGTTCCTGCTCCATGCGCTGCTTCTGCGCCTCCCACTGCTCGACGTCGCGTCGATACAGGCGCTCCGCTTCCTGGGTTTCCTTGTTCTCCGCGAAGATCTTTATCGAGTCAATGTATCCAATCTTTACATCCTGGGCAAGCGCCGAAATGGCCCCTCCCGCCAGCACCGCCACCGCCATAAGCGCACCCGCAACGAGTTTCTTGACCATCAGTTACACCCTCCTTGGGTACAGCGGGCCCGCATCAGAACGTGGACCCGAAGTTGATATGCGACTGCCATCTGCCGCCGCCGAATCGATCGAAGCCATACGCGTAGTCGAAGCCAAAGAGGCCGATCATCGGCAGCTCGATGACGATGCCGAAACCGGCGCCCTTTCTGACATCACTGAACTCCGCAGACGCGAAGCTGTTCCACGTGCCACCCATGTCCAGAAAGAAATGTCCGTACACGGTGGGCGGCACGATGGGAAACTCGATTGCGGCGACGGTGATCGAGTATGCACGGCCGCCGGTATAGGTGTTGTTGCCCAGCGGAACGATTTCGTAGA of Candidatus Krumholzibacteriia bacterium contains these proteins:
- a CDS encoding OmpH family outer membrane protein — protein: MVKKLVAGALMAVAVLAGGAISALAQDVKIGYIDSIKIFAENKETQEAERLYRRDVEQWEAQKQRMEQELMRMGEELNAQSAMLSEEKKAERRLEVQRKSDEYKRFMEETFGDNGLAARRNKELTQPIVDKINRVIERIAEEQGYSMVFDVANANIVFAAKTLDITELVLTALSSQQ
- the lpxD gene encoding UDP-3-O-(3-hydroxymyristoyl)glucosamine N-acyltransferase, whose amino-acid sequence is MGTRSYRLCELADIVGGKVVGDGDVEICGVAGIREAMPGDITFIANPRYAEFLSNTRASAVIGGDDLSPLKPLIRIGNPYYAFLQVLNLFAVERAVRYARGVHESAVVHADVVLGDDVSIGAFCQISAGARIGDRTTILPGTFVGEGCVIGPDCLIYPNVTIREGSEIGQRVILQPGVVVGSDGFGYAKNGVSHHKVPQIGRVVIEDDVEIGANSCVDRATTGETRIRRGSKIDNLVQIAHNVVLGEDSVLAAQVGISGSTEVGRGAVIGGQAGLAGHLTIGDGVTVGGQAGVTKSVPSGKVVSGYPARDHSVARRLAACNAMLPALFERVKILEQRLRELEKGGVHDPSAKNDR
- a CDS encoding bifunctional UDP-3-O-[3-hydroxymyristoyl] N-acetylglucosamine deacetylase/3-hydroxyacyl-ACP dehydratase, with translation MIRQQRTIAREFVLDGQGLHTGGNVTMRVKPAPVGTGIRFLRVDMSPPVEIPAVVTSIAEDGAAHRNTSISSGAAEIHTVEHVLATCYGMQIDNLLIEIDGNEPPEPTSGTYAGYVRAFDEAGLVNQGAPADILTIDRPITLKENGIEINAVPADDFRVSFTIQYANPQIGTQYASFAVSPEVFEKEIAPARTFVLYDDVERLRSMGLIKGGNLKNAVVFTNDGVMNEESLRFPDECVRHKILDLIGDLSLLGAPIKGHVHAVKSGHAANVRFVRKLYELHQGRKRASAETAAGVWDINLIQQIMPHRYPFLLVDRILELEDRKRVVGIKNVTINEPFFNGHFPGHPIMPAVLIIEAMAQTGGVMLLNTVDDPKKYLVYFTRVDKAKFRRPVVPGDQLRFELEMRSLRRGMCTMQGYAYVDGKLAAEAELSSVIVER